A genome region from Magnolia sinica isolate HGM2019 chromosome 8, MsV1, whole genome shotgun sequence includes the following:
- the LOC131252619 gene encoding uncharacterized protein LOC131252619 isoform X3 has translation MDSLLDWNGTGRVEQGTIKVGEDVEILGLMQVGQVQATCTVKELREIPWSSLLIHDSDVYLTWEGGTCQCTWRGMLVELHISLEKCNKKGLKRMDIENKTCQVIYL, from the exons ATGGATTCCTTATTGGATTGGAATGGAACAG GCCGTGTTGAACAAGGGACTATTAAAGTTGGAGAAGATGTGGAGATTTTAGGTTTAATGCAG GTTGGACAAGTACAGGCAACTTGTACTGTGAAGGAACTACGTGAAATTCCTT GGAGTTCCCTCCTGATACATGATTCGGATGTCTACTTAACATGGGAAGGTGGCACTTGTCAATGCACGTGGAGGGGCATGCTTGTGGAGCTACATATCTCTTTGGAGAAATGCAACAAGAAAGGGTTAAAGAGGATGGATATAGAAAATAAGACATGTCAGGTAATCTATTTATGA
- the LOC131252620 gene encoding probable LRR receptor-like serine/threonine-protein kinase At3g47570, translated as MESSHISLRVCWSFILLHAIFLNSSSLAESTNETDRLALLAFKDSISEDPNGILSSWNHSLHFCRWMGVSCSRRHHQRVTILNLTGHSLVGHLSSHIGNLSFLRRINLSKNKFQGEIPQEIGRLFRLQILNLTENSLQGEIPSNLSHCSELLTIHMNRNQLVGRLPAELGSLSKLIYLAVAFNNLKGSIPPSFGNLSSLNFLDLGINNFEGQIPNQLGHLASVTFIEIGGNQFSGTIPSSIYNLSSLQLFGVANNRLRGSISPNLGLAFPRLRWLLLGENQFTGAIPISLSNASSLRLADFSANSFSGSVPVNLGSLSDLDRFNVESNQLGSMEGDDLRFLTSLTNCTSLKIIGAGSNNLYGELPGSIANLSTQLTFLSLGENKIFGIIPKGIENLINLYALALGVNSLEGTLPDAIGELNKLQVLSLSVNKFSGRIPPSIGNITRLSRLYLLGNDFHGSIPSSFGNWGFMESLIISQNKFNGTILKQVGAAKIDMSGNSFTGSLRLEVDNLENIREMDVSENKLSGEIPDTLGKCQSMELLYMHGNLFQGTIPESLKNLKGIKVLDLSRNNLSGQIPKYFEEFHFLEYLNLSFNNFEGEVPKGGIFRNASAISVDGNRKLCGGIPELQLPGCPKQASKNRGKPLSPRVKVTIITVVLSSFLLSSIIAALYWRRNSSKRASSPSSTENQLLQVSYADLLQATDGFSSANLVGVGSFGSVYKGVLECFETLVAVKVLNLRQQGAFKSFAAECEAFRNIRHRNLVKILTVCSSIDFNGNDFKALVFEYLPNGSLEKWLHPNVDEQLQLRNLNLTQRLNIAIDVALALDYLHHHSQTPIVHRDLKPSNVLLDDDMVAHVGDFGLSRFLDEAAESFSQNQTSTFGIKGSIGYIPPEYGMGGKASTHGDVYSYGIFLLEMITGKRPTDDMFKDNQSLHHFAKSAFPKQVMEIIDPTLLLENAEATQDSENRNNLRNRMHDCLVSLVSVGVSCSVESPKERMEMKDIVMELHAIRDLYLEVGIHRQR; from the exons ATGGAGTCCTCACATATCAGTCTTAGGGTATGTTGGTCATTTATCCTACTCCATGCAATCTTCCTCAACTCCTCTTCACTGGCGGAGTCTACAAATGAGACCGATCGACTCGCATTGCTCGCATTCAAAGATAGTATTTCTGAAGATCCTAACGGTATATTGAGCTCATGGAACCATTCTCTCCATTTCTGCCGATGGATGGGAGTCAGCTGCAGTCGCCGCCATCATCAAAGGGTCACTATCTTGAATCTCACGGGCCACAGCTTGGTGGGCCACTTATCATCTCAcatcggaaatctctctttcctAAGAAGAATCAATCTCTCCAAAAACAAATTCCAAGGCGAAATCCCTCAAGAAATCGGCCGTCTGTTCCGTCTTCAGATTCTCAACCTGACTGAAAATTCACTCCAAGGAGAAATTCCATCCAATCTTAGCCACTGCTCAGAACTCCTAACCATTCACATGAACCGGAATCAGCTCGTTGGAAGACTTCCCGCCGAGCTTGGTTCTTTGTCAAAGCTCATTTATCTTGCCGTCGCTTTCAATAATCTCAAAGGAAGCATTCCACCTTCGTTTGGGAACCTTTCCTCTCTCAATTTCCTTGATCTAGGAATTAACAATTTTGAAGGGCAAATTCCAAACCAGCTTGGTCATTTGGCAAGCGTGACCTTTATTGAAATAGGTGGAAATCAGTTCTCAGGTACGATTCCATCATCGATTTATAATCTCTCATCTCTCCAGCTGTTCGGGGTGGCAAATAACAGGCTACGTGGAAGCATTTCACCCAACCTGGGCCTTGCCTTTCCACGGCTACGATGGCTTCTTCTAGGAGAAAACCAATTCACTGGAGCAATTCCaatttcattatccaatgcttcAAGTCTCAGACTTGCTGATTTCAGCGCCAACAGTTTTAGTGGATCCGTGCCTGTGAATCTAGGAAGTCTTTCGGATCTTGACCGTTTCAATGTCGAGAGTAATCAGCTTGGAAGTATGGAGGGTGATGACCTGAGATTCCTCACTTCACTGACCAACTGCACTAGTTTAAAAATTATAGGTGCAGGTTCTAATAATCTCTACGGTGAGTTGCCTGGCTCCATTGCTAATCTCTCAACACAGCTAACCTTTCTGAGTTTGggagaaaataaaatatttggaaTTATTcccaagggaattgagaatctcaTCAACTTGTATGCTTTGGCTCTGGGAGTGAATTCCTTGGAGGGTACTCTTCCAGATGCTATTGGGGAGCTTAACAAGTTGCAAGTCTTGAGTCTCTCTGTAAACAAATTTTCAGGTCGAATCCCACCTTCAATTGGTAATATTACTCGATTGAGCAGACTTTATTTGCTTGGAAATGATTTCCATGGAAGTATACCGTCGAGTTTTGGAAATTGGGGATTTATGGAATCATTGATTATTTCTCAAAATAAATTCAATGGTACCATACTCAAACAAGTTGGTGCGGCTAAAATCGACATGTCTGGTAACTCATTCACTGGGTCTCTCCGGCTGGAAgttgataacttagaaaatattagGGAAATGGACGTCTCTGAGAATAAACTATCAGGTGAAATTCCAGATACGTTGGGAAAGTGTCAAAGCATGGAGTTGCTTTATATGCATGGAAACTTGTTTCAAGGAACAATTCCAGAGTCTCTAAAGAATTTAAAAGGTATCAAAGTGCTAGATCTTTCGCGCAATAACTTGTCTGGGCAGATTCCAAAGTATTTCGAAGAATTTCATTTCTTAGAGTATTTGAATTTGTCATTTAATAATTTTGAGGGTGAAGTGCCCAAAGGAGGGATCTTTAGAAATGCCAGCGCAATTTCAGTTGATGGAAATAGAAAACTCTGTGGAGGTATACCAGAACTACAATTGCCAGGGTGCCCTAAGCAAGCTTCTAAGAACAGAGGAAAGCCTCTTTCTCCCAGAGTAAAAGTCACAATCATTACTGTGGTTTTATCTTCGTTTCTCCTGTCATCTATCATTGCAGCTCTTTATTGGAGAAGAAATTCTTCAAAGAGAGCTTCTTCTCCATCTTCCACAGAGAATCAGTTGTTACAAGTTTCTTATGCAGATCTCCTTCAAGCAACTGATGGGTTTTCTTCGGCTAATTTAGTTGGTGTGGGAAGTTTCGGTTCGGTATATAAAGGAGTTCTAGAATGCTTTGAAACACTTGTTGCAGTGAAGGTACTCAACCTCCGACAGCAAGGAGCTTTTAAGAGTTTTGCAGCTGAATGTGAAGCCTTCAGAAACATCCGACATCGAAATCTTGTGAAGATCTTAACGGTTTGCTCGAGCATTGATTTtaatggcaatgatttcaaagctCTAGTGTTTGAGTATCTGCCTAATGGTAGTCTGGAGAAGTGGTTGCATCCAAATGTAGATGAACAACTTCAACTGAGGAATTTGAATCTTACGCAAAGGCTAAATATAGCCATTGATGTTGCTTTGGCATTGGATTATCTTCATCATCATTCCCAAACACCGATCGTTCATCGTGACCTAAAACCAAGCAATGTTCTTCTTGATGATGATATGGTTGCCCATGTGGGTGACTTTGGTTTATCAAGGTTCCTCGATGAAGCTGCAGAAAGTTTCTCTCAAAATCAAACTAGCACATTTGGGATCAAGGGATCAATTGGGTACATTCCTCCag AGTATGGGATGGGCGGTAAGGCATCCACACATGGAGATGTATATAGTTATGGGATCTTTCTCCTGGAGATGATCACTGGCAAGCggccaactgatgacatgtttaaggACAATCAGAGCCTTCATCACTTTGCTAAGTCAGCTTTTCCCAAACAAGTAATGGAGATCATAGATCCGACACTTCTCTTAGAAAATGCTGAAGCTACTCAAGACAGTGAAAATCGTAACAATTTGAGAAATAGAATGCATGATTGCTTGGTTTCATTGGTCAGCGTTGGTGTATCGTGTTCCGTAGAATCGCCAAAAGAACGAATGGAGATGAAAGACATTGTCATGGAATTGCATGCAATTAGAGACTTATATCTCGAGGTTGGAATTCACCGGCAGAGATAA
- the LOC131252619 gene encoding uncharacterized protein LOC131252619 isoform X2, with the protein MNFFKTFAKASTSTKHRGGLVAANSPRWKRILLQIFSEGKGRQGRVEQGTIKVGEDVEILGLMQVGQVQATCTVKELREIPCGTCQCTWRGMLVELHISLEKCNKKGLKRMDIENKTCQVIYL; encoded by the exons atgaatttctttaaaacatTTGCAAAGGCTTCAACTTCAACAAAACACAGGGGAGGACTCGTAGCTGCAAATTCTCCAAGATGGAAGAGGATACTTCTTCAAATCTTCTCTGAGGGAAAAGggcgtcaag GCCGTGTTGAACAAGGGACTATTAAAGTTGGAGAAGATGTGGAGATTTTAGGTTTAATGCAG GTTGGACAAGTACAGGCAACTTGTACTGTGAAGGAACTACGTGAAATTCCTT GTGGCACTTGTCAATGCACGTGGAGGGGCATGCTTGTGGAGCTACATATCTCTTTGGAGAAATGCAACAAGAAAGGGTTAAAGAGGATGGATATAGAAAATAAGACATGTCAGGTAATCTATTTATGA
- the LOC131253788 gene encoding DNA-directed RNA polymerase V subunit 1-like has translation MFRTFFLNKATAQQLAMCVSPVLPEPALLKAHRTGPLWTVLQIVQSALPAFFDCFGERHLISKSEMVRIDFNRDLLQSSFTEIVTSVLDKKGTEEAIKFFNMLQPLLMEILFLEGYSVGLNDFDIPKAVTEDIKKKIQDISPLLLHLRSNYNELVELQVESYLKTVKLPIMTRILKLSAFSNLIDSKNDSAISKVVQQLGFLGLQLYDRGKFYSRRLVEDMSFHFQNKYFVNGVDYPSEAFGLVKSSFFQGLTPYEELVHSISSREVLIRSSGGLTEPGTLFKNLTATLRDVIICYDGTVRNLCSNSIIQFEYGQVDENSPGSSLAGEPVGVLAATAVSNPAYKAVLDSSQSNNSSWESMKEILLCKVNFKNDIIDRRVILYLNECFCGKMHCKEHAAYLVQNRLKKVTLKDVASDFSIEYQRHRQIPESSEADTGLVGHIHLDKMHLKGLDRSMDEILHSCQEVINCFGRKKHALSPFFKKIYLSSCKCCTLQQQCDEKWSQLPCLQFFYKDGNGGLQGDMIEKTLQIMAEAICPILLGTLVNGDPRVHMANIIWIGSDSTTWVRNDGKFQKGEVAVEVGIEKDVAKKSGDGWRVAMDSCLPVMHLIDTRRSTPYGVQQIQKLLGISCPFGQSVQRLSTSIKMVAKGMLKEHLMLLANIEMNITF, from the coding sequence atgtttaggacttttttcttgAACAAAGCGACTGCGCAACAATTGGCTATGTGTGTTTCACCAGTTTTACCAGAACCTGCTTTGCTTAAGGCTCACCGTACAGGTCCTCTGTGGACTGTTTTGCAAATAGTACAGAGTGCTTTACCTGCGTTTTTTGACTGCTTTGGGGAGAGGCATTTGATCAGTAAAAgtgaaatggtgaggattgatttCAATAGAGATTTACTGCAGTCATCATTCACAGAGATTGTTACTTCTGTTCTTGACAAGAAGGGAACAGAAGAGGCTATTAAGTTCTTTAATATGTTGCAGCCATTGCTGATGGAGATTCTCTTTTTAGAAGGATATAGTGTTGGCTTGAATGATTTTGACATTCCCAAGGCTGTTACTGAAGATATAAAGAAGAAGATTCAGGACATATCACCTTTGCTGCTTCACTTGAGATCAAATTACAATGAACTTGTAGAATTGCAAGTGGAAAGCTACCTGAAAACTGTAAAACTGCCTATCATGACTCGTATTCTAAAGTTATCTGCTTTCAGTAATTTGATAGATTCTAAAAATGATTCAGCTATCAGTAAGGTTGTTCAACAACTTGGCTTTTTGGGGCTTCAACTTTATGACCGAGGGAAGTTTTATTCAAGGCGTTTGGTTGAggatatgagtttccacttccaaaataagtattttgttaatggtgttgactatccttctgaggcatttgggttagttaagagctcattttttcaaggtctgaccccctatgaagagttggtccattccatatcatCCAGGGAAGTGTTGATCCGTTCTTCTGGAGGACTTACTGAACCAGGAACTTTGTTTAAAAATCTAACggccacacttagagatgtcaTTATCTGTTATGATGGGACAGTGAGAAACCTCTGCAGCAATTCTATAATTCAATTTGAGTATGGACAGGTGGACGAAAATAGTCCTGGAAGTTCTCTTGCTGGTGAACCGGTTGGTGTATTAGCTGCTACTGCAGTATCAAATCCTGCATataaagcagttcttgattcttcTCAGAGCAACAACTCTTCATGGGAATCGATGAAGGAAATACTTTTGTGCAAAGTTAACTTCAAGAATGATATTATTGATCGGAGAGTTATTCTATATTTGAATGAGTGCTTTTGCGGGAAAATGCATTGCAAGGAGCATGCAGCATATTTAGTTCAGAATCGTTTGAAAAAAGTCACTTTAAAGGATGTTGCTTCTGACTTCTCCATTGAATACCAAAGGCATCGACAAATACCTGAAAGTTCAGAAGCAGATACAGGCCTTGTTGGCCACATTCACCTTGATAAGATGCACTTGAAAGGACTTGACCGGAGCATGGATGAGATCCTGCACTCTTGTCAAGAGGTTATAAATTGCTTTGGGAGAAAGAAGCACGCTCTTTCACCTTTTTTTAAGAAGATTTATTTGTCTTCCTGTAAATGTTGCACACTTCAGCAACAATGTGATGAGAAGTGGTCTCAGCTGCCTTGCCTGCAGTTCTTCTACAAAGATGGAAATGGTGGTCTGCAGGGTGATATGATTGAGAAAACTTTGCAGATCATGGCTGAAGCTATCTGCCCAATTTTGTTGGGGACTCTAGTTAATGGTGACCCTCGAGTGCATATGGCCAACATTATTTGGATTGGTTCGGATTCAACAACTTGGGTGAGAAATGATGGGAAGTTCCAGAAGGGTGAGGTAGCTGTTGAGGTGGGAATTGAGAAAGATGTAGCCAAAAAAAGCGGTGATGGTTGGAGGGTAGCCATGGATTCATGCCTACCCGTGATGCACTTAATTGACACGAGGAGATCTACACCATATGGTGTTCAACAAATTCAAAAACTGCTCGGAATTTCTTGTCCTTTTGGTCAGTCAGTTCAGCGACTGTCAACATCTATAAAAATGGTTGCAAAAGGCATGCTAAAAGAACATCTGATGCTTTTGGCAAATATAGAAATGAACATAACATTCTGA
- the LOC131252619 gene encoding uncharacterized protein LOC131252619 isoform X1, with protein sequence MNFFKTFAKASTSTKHRGGLVAANSPRWKRILLQIFSEGKGRQGRVEQGTIKVGEDVEILGLMQVGQVQATCTVKELREIPWSSLLIHDSDVYLTWEGGTCQCTWRGMLVELHISLEKCNKKGLKRMDIENKTCQVIYL encoded by the exons atgaatttctttaaaacatTTGCAAAGGCTTCAACTTCAACAAAACACAGGGGAGGACTCGTAGCTGCAAATTCTCCAAGATGGAAGAGGATACTTCTTCAAATCTTCTCTGAGGGAAAAGggcgtcaag GCCGTGTTGAACAAGGGACTATTAAAGTTGGAGAAGATGTGGAGATTTTAGGTTTAATGCAG GTTGGACAAGTACAGGCAACTTGTACTGTGAAGGAACTACGTGAAATTCCTT GGAGTTCCCTCCTGATACATGATTCGGATGTCTACTTAACATGGGAAGGTGGCACTTGTCAATGCACGTGGAGGGGCATGCTTGTGGAGCTACATATCTCTTTGGAGAAATGCAACAAGAAAGGGTTAAAGAGGATGGATATAGAAAATAAGACATGTCAGGTAATCTATTTATGA